In Anseongella ginsenosidimutans, one genomic interval encodes:
- a CDS encoding 6-bladed beta-propeller: MKCPYNLFFAFFLLSCGGAKTAKQPVDINPVTVIEIDNSVFEYGQQFPAAVDSLLTDLEFIPLETRPESLIGMVTKLFIRGNRIVVFDKFQANGVLIFDRNGKYVNKIRSGKGPGEHTELIDCFVNEKGHIETYEIFTRKIREYTLDGGFLGDKQLPSLYQEGFVSIGDVYFLESPFKRKPNGLYNLFLYNQLTGKITANLFPCNPEDTEKDIFGTSHPMVVYQSRVNYSMPYNDTVFSVDTSGNVQARYVIKYAENALPTGFLSKYKGINPFEAIVENNYVITAQVQESENHLVIDYIFNQNTPYTAIYDKRTKEVVFNSGANDGRLFGDFHFLMGLHKVSSNVFATVYPHIDYPMLYFNNNARMMKQLERFPVEDKSMSNPVLALFRLE; encoded by the coding sequence ATGAAATGCCCTTATAATTTATTCTTCGCGTTCTTCCTGCTATCATGTGGAGGAGCGAAGACTGCAAAGCAACCGGTAGATATCAATCCGGTAACGGTAATTGAAATTGATAATTCGGTGTTTGAATACGGACAGCAGTTTCCGGCGGCCGTCGACTCGCTGCTCACCGATCTTGAATTTATTCCGCTTGAAACAAGGCCGGAGTCGCTCATTGGTATGGTCACAAAACTTTTTATCAGGGGAAACAGAATCGTGGTATTTGACAAATTTCAGGCGAACGGCGTGCTGATTTTCGATCGGAATGGCAAGTATGTCAATAAAATAAGAAGCGGGAAAGGTCCTGGCGAACATACGGAGTTGATCGACTGCTTTGTCAATGAAAAGGGCCATATTGAAACCTATGAGATATTCACTCGAAAAATCAGAGAATATACACTTGACGGCGGGTTTTTAGGCGATAAGCAATTGCCTTCTTTATACCAGGAAGGTTTCGTGAGCATAGGAGATGTTTATTTTCTTGAAAGCCCCTTTAAAAGAAAGCCGAATGGCTTATACAATCTTTTTCTTTATAACCAATTAACCGGGAAGATTACTGCAAATCTATTTCCTTGCAACCCGGAGGATACGGAGAAAGATATATTCGGGACCAGCCATCCCATGGTTGTGTACCAGAGCCGTGTAAATTACTCCATGCCTTATAATGATACCGTTTTTTCTGTCGATACAAGCGGAAACGTACAAGCAAGATACGTCATAAAGTATGCTGAAAACGCCCTGCCAACCGGTTTTCTATCGAAGTATAAAGGTATAAATCCCTTCGAAGCCATTGTTGAAAATAACTATGTCATTACCGCGCAAGTTCAGGAAAGCGAGAACCATCTGGTAATTGATTATATTTTTAATCAAAACACTCCCTATACAGCTATCTACGACAAACGCACAAAAGAAGTGGTTTTTAATTCAGGCGCCAACGATGGCAGGTTATTCGGGGATTTTCATTTTTTAATGGGACTGCATAAAGTCAGCTCTAATGTTTTCGCAACGGTGTACCCTCATATTGATTATCCAATGTTATATTTTAATAATAACGCGAGGATGATGAAACAACTAGAACGTTTTCCGGTAGAAGACAAATCTATGAGCAACCCGGTGCTGGCGTTGTTCCGGTTAGAATAG
- a CDS encoding ABC transporter permease, which produces MLKNYFRIARRNLWKNKAYSFINITGLAVGLAGFILLLLYLNHELSYDTWDPSLKRVYKISVQTEDDIPDGTPGPLADFLHEKAALVDAATRMSAAGDFEVLLQTGDKKIYQTGTVEADSNFFKVFPYRIVQGNAATALTKPNAMVLSTAVAKKLFGDAPAVGKMVRVYDAFDCEVTALMETPDKPSYLDVQLVYRPPYPESNYHWNNWSYDTYIKTGRIMPLAQVERELDRIYYAERLKKGEQSWEEFHAAGHRAGLFAEAMPQLHNFPRHGKSNFATVSVLLALAGLLLFAGVINFSNLSVAAGMRRAKEVGVRKSLGSGKRSLLFQFMGETALQCFLSLVLAILLVTVLLPVFNREFGISLNFLDGKNALLLTVQIIVCLLTVILLSGLYPGIFLSRCNTVSVLKGSYSSGKSGTRLRNALVMLQFVVSAFFITGTLIVSRQLNFMQTKDKGFSAEQVMRLQATQQTREADFEQVRNSLLAIPGVREVSKTTVVPGDLLLDTSTFAFKYQGESIRMASVKVSEGYFNTLSIDLLKGRLFEDNYADKHTRTAVINEAAARRMNLQEPGEAYITFPYCDTVPVKIIGIVKDFQVAGFKEQVLPSVFTVGNEACMYQSGGAILVKLHTNDLQESIASIEAAWKKIEPAFPIRYSFLDSNFERLLTSYTRLQKIISFFSLTAIAIAAMGLFALTTFLVGRRTKEIGIRKVLGAGTAELGLLLSKDFLLLVMAGAALAVPLTWWAAGRWLNGFAYRMELEWWLFALSGLLIVLLALLLVGFQSVKAAMMNPVKSLRIE; this is translated from the coding sequence ATGCTGAAGAATTATTTCAGGATAGCCCGGCGAAACCTCTGGAAGAACAAAGCATACAGCTTTATCAATATCACCGGTTTGGCGGTAGGCCTGGCTGGTTTTATACTGCTCCTGTTGTACCTGAATCATGAACTCAGTTATGATACCTGGGATCCGTCTTTGAAGAGGGTCTATAAAATTTCCGTTCAGACCGAAGACGATATCCCGGATGGCACGCCTGGCCCGTTGGCTGATTTTCTTCACGAAAAGGCAGCCCTTGTAGATGCAGCTACCCGTATGTCTGCCGCCGGTGATTTTGAAGTGCTGCTGCAAACAGGCGACAAGAAGATCTACCAGACGGGAACCGTAGAGGCCGATTCCAATTTTTTTAAGGTTTTTCCCTACCGGATTGTTCAGGGGAACGCCGCCACCGCGCTGACAAAGCCCAATGCAATGGTATTGAGTACGGCGGTAGCGAAAAAGTTATTTGGCGATGCTCCCGCTGTCGGCAAGATGGTCAGGGTATATGACGCTTTTGACTGCGAGGTGACGGCATTGATGGAGACGCCCGATAAGCCGTCATACCTGGATGTGCAGCTCGTTTACCGGCCGCCGTATCCGGAAAGCAACTATCACTGGAATAACTGGTCATATGACACTTATATAAAAACGGGCCGAATTATGCCTCTCGCCCAGGTAGAGCGGGAACTTGACCGGATTTACTATGCGGAGCGGCTGAAAAAAGGTGAGCAGTCCTGGGAAGAATTCCACGCGGCCGGACATCGTGCCGGTTTATTTGCCGAGGCCATGCCCCAACTGCATAACTTTCCCCGGCATGGCAAAAGTAATTTCGCCACCGTTTCCGTGCTGCTGGCCCTTGCCGGGCTCTTATTATTTGCCGGTGTCATTAATTTCAGCAACCTGTCGGTGGCAGCCGGTATGCGCAGAGCGAAAGAGGTAGGCGTCCGGAAAAGCCTGGGCTCCGGCAAAAGGTCCCTCCTTTTCCAGTTCATGGGCGAAACCGCCCTGCAATGCTTCCTGAGCCTGGTTCTGGCCATTCTGCTGGTAACTGTCCTGCTGCCGGTTTTTAACCGTGAATTTGGCATCAGCCTGAATTTTCTCGATGGAAAAAATGCCTTGCTGCTGACCGTGCAGATTATCGTTTGCCTGCTGACGGTGATCCTTCTTTCCGGTTTATATCCCGGTATCTTTTTGTCCCGCTGCAATACGGTAAGCGTCCTGAAAGGAAGTTATTCAAGCGGAAAAAGCGGTACGCGCTTACGGAATGCCCTGGTAATGCTGCAGTTTGTCGTGTCCGCGTTCTTCATTACCGGCACCCTGATCGTGAGCAGGCAGCTGAATTTTATGCAAACAAAAGACAAGGGCTTTTCTGCGGAGCAGGTCATGCGCCTGCAAGCAACGCAGCAAACAAGAGAAGCTGATTTCGAACAGGTCCGGAACTCCCTCCTGGCCATTCCCGGCGTCCGGGAAGTTTCCAAGACAACGGTAGTCCCCGGCGATCTCCTGCTGGACACCTCTACCTTTGCATTTAAATATCAGGGCGAATCCATACGAATGGCCTCGGTAAAAGTCAGCGAAGGCTATTTCAACACCCTTTCCATTGACCTGTTAAAAGGCCGCCTGTTTGAAGATAATTACGCAGACAAGCATACGCGCACCGCGGTGATCAACGAGGCCGCCGCACGCCGGATGAACCTGCAGGAGCCCGGTGAAGCCTACATTACCTTTCCCTATTGTGACACTGTGCCGGTAAAGATCATTGGCATTGTAAAAGACTTCCAGGTAGCCGGGTTTAAAGAACAAGTCCTGCCTTCGGTCTTTACCGTCGGCAATGAGGCTTGTATGTATCAATCGGGAGGAGCCATCCTTGTAAAGCTTCACACAAATGACCTGCAAGAGTCCATTGCCAGTATAGAAGCCGCCTGGAAAAAAATCGAACCGGCTTTCCCCATCCGCTACTCTTTCCTTGACAGTAATTTTGAACGTCTTCTTACTTCCTATACCCGCCTGCAGAAGATCATCAGCTTTTTCAGCCTCACAGCCATCGCCATCGCCGCAATGGGCCTTTTTGCCTTGACGACATTTTTAGTAGGCCGCCGTACCAAAGAGATCGGCATCCGGAAAGTCCTTGGCGCCGGCACCGCTGAACTGGGCTTGCTGCTCAGCAAGGATTTTCTGCTCCTGGTAATGGCGGGGGCTGCCCTGGCGGTCCCGCTTACCTGGTGGGCCGCAGGCCGATGGCTAAACGGCTTTGCCTACCGCATGGAACTGGAATGGTGGTTATTTGCCCTGTCAGGATTACTGATCGTACTGCTTGCATTACTTCTGGTGGGATTCCAGTCAGTAAAGGCCGCCATGATGAACCCGGTAAAATCCTTGCGGATAGAATAA
- a CDS encoding 6-bladed beta-propeller — protein MRKHVYFLLILSFLFITGCKPEKAGHQSADESELVTIKIPDSYQSRKDFDFDDYFSKAAYIPLETTEESFVDGINRLALYKGKIYILSKGSNSVLIFDERGKFLNRVRREGRGPGEYQSLMDFAIDKKGQRLVLYSDRPYLFIYCDLDGEYLNHIPFNNLAFRIGYINGKVQLLVNEKVNLLTEISEGSLEQRTLLNTSATDVFFNNRRIEQPALTTASKLNLLMFYSDTVYTYDGKKLSASFFLDFGDKDFRLEPEFKNMGFLEIYQEVFIRRLGFPVYNFREMEDYVVFSFGTIGNLVLYHKSTGKTSKHRKFEKEGDPMWFSNYFAHDGDDNSIFTIYDAPSFMKRAAEAVEDGKVLPEDVKAVLGNLSELDNPVLLRYTFK, from the coding sequence ATGCGTAAACACGTTTACTTCCTGCTTATTTTGTCATTCCTATTTATTACCGGCTGCAAGCCTGAAAAAGCCGGCCATCAGTCAGCGGATGAAAGCGAACTGGTCACCATTAAGATCCCGGACTCCTACCAGTCCAGGAAAGATTTCGATTTCGACGATTACTTTTCGAAGGCGGCTTATATACCCTTAGAAACGACAGAAGAAAGTTTCGTCGATGGCATTAATCGCTTAGCCCTATACAAGGGTAAAATTTATATACTCAGCAAGGGCAGTAATAGTGTGCTGATCTTCGACGAACGCGGAAAATTCCTGAATAGGGTACGCAGAGAAGGAAGAGGCCCGGGAGAGTACCAAAGCTTAATGGATTTTGCGATTGACAAAAAAGGGCAGCGCCTGGTACTTTATTCTGACCGGCCTTATTTGTTCATTTATTGTGACCTGGACGGAGAGTACCTGAATCATATTCCTTTCAATAACTTGGCTTTTCGCATCGGATACATTAATGGGAAAGTGCAGCTGCTGGTAAATGAGAAAGTGAACCTGCTGACAGAAATATCCGAAGGCAGCCTGGAACAGAGGACCTTGCTCAATACCTCGGCTACCGACGTTTTCTTTAACAACCGGAGGATAGAACAGCCCGCACTGACTACGGCTTCAAAATTGAACCTATTAATGTTTTACTCGGATACCGTTTATACATACGACGGAAAAAAGCTATCTGCGTCCTTTTTTCTTGATTTTGGGGACAAAGATTTCCGGCTTGAACCTGAGTTTAAAAACATGGGATTTTTAGAGATATACCAGGAGGTTTTTATCCGTCGTCTGGGATTTCCTGTATATAATTTCAGGGAGATGGAAGACTATGTGGTCTTTTCGTTTGGGACAATAGGCAACCTGGTGCTTTATCATAAATCAACAGGGAAGACCAGCAAGCACCGGAAATTTGAAAAAGAAGGAGACCCAATGTGGTTTTCAAATTATTTTGCCCATGACGGCGATGACAATTCCATTTTCACGATTTACGACGCACCCTCATTTATGAAGCGCGCCGCCGAAGCCGTAGAAGACGGCAAGGTACTTCCGGAGGACGTGAAAGCCGTCCTGGGGAACTTGTCGGAGCTGGATAACCCGGTGCTGTTGCGATATACGTTTAAGTGA
- a CDS encoding ferritin-like domain-containing protein has protein sequence MHQLFLDQLKDLYWAENHIVESLPKMVKAATSQELKDALEEHIEVSKTHVERLEQTFESLDEKAEGKVCPAIKGLVKEGEEIIAETEGDTMTRDAALIIAAQKIEHYEIASYGSMVTLAKRMKHKKAAELLGDTLGEEKETDTTLTSIAESFVNEEAAQE, from the coding sequence ATGCATCAACTGTTTTTAGACCAGTTGAAAGACTTGTATTGGGCGGAAAACCATATTGTGGAATCACTTCCCAAAATGGTGAAAGCAGCGACTTCCCAGGAACTGAAGGATGCCCTGGAAGAACACATCGAGGTAAGCAAGACCCATGTGGAAAGGCTTGAACAGACATTTGAAAGCCTGGACGAAAAGGCGGAAGGCAAAGTTTGCCCGGCCATTAAAGGCCTTGTGAAGGAAGGCGAGGAAATTATCGCGGAAACGGAAGGCGACACTATGACCCGTGACGCCGCCCTGATCATCGCTGCACAAAAAATAGAACACTACGAGATCGCCTCCTATGGCAGCATGGTAACGCTTGCCAAGCGAATGAAGCATAAAAAGGCAGCTGAGCTTCTGGGAGATACTCTCGGGGAAGAGAAGGAAACGGATACTACCCTTACCAGTATTGCAGAAAGTTTCGTTAACGAAGAAGCTGCACAGGAATAA
- a CDS encoding UPF0175 family protein, with protein sequence MKTITFNLPHEINEANEREIKIAVAAILFDKSIISSEEAARFAGISKRNFLVTMGNYAHIYTQMLGAARNHRQ encoded by the coding sequence ATGAAAACAATCACTTTTAACCTCCCGCATGAGATAAACGAGGCGAATGAGCGCGAAATTAAGATCGCCGTGGCAGCAATCCTTTTTGATAAATCGATAATTTCCTCAGAAGAAGCCGCGCGCTTTGCCGGTATATCAAAGCGTAACTTCCTGGTCACGATGGGAAACTACGCGCACATTTATACGCAGATGCTCGGCGCCGCCCGAAATCACCGGCAGTAA